Below is a genomic region from Terriglobales bacterium.
TCCTGAGGATCTCCCCCTGGCCCTCCATGTCCACGTCCTGGCCGGGAGGAACGGACCTCAGCTTCGCTGGAGCTTCCGGTTCGCCCGGCACGTCCCACACCGCCCACAAGGAGCGGTCTTCGGAGCCCAGGCGCCAGAGCGCAAAGGTGTTGATGCCCAGGGCCTGGGCCGCCCGCATCTGGTTCAGCGCCGTTACCGCGTCCAGAAACCAGACGTCATGACGGGCGCTGGATTCATCCACGTAAGCGTAGTGCGGATTCAGGCTGTCCGCGTCCAGCTCCGGACTGGCCTCAGACTCCCGCGCCATCAGCCACGCCTGCTGCACGGGTACGGTCTGCGCATTCTTGACCCGCTCGGGGTGCTTCGGGTCGCTGGTCCACTCGTAGCCGTAGTTTCCCACCGCGACGATGATCTTCTCCCGCGGCATCACCTCGAGGGCGCTGTTCAGGTTGTCCGTGAACCAGCTCTGCGCGGCCACCGGGCCCGCGGGTCCGCCGGGATAGTGCTGGTCGTAATCCATCAGGATGATGCCGTCGGCGCGGGCGGTAACGTAGGCGTAGTCGTAATCCTCGTTGTGCGCCGGAAGCGCCACGTAGAGCTTCATCCCCCGGGCGTGCAGATCGGAGGAGAGCTCCGCGACCAGGGCGCGGTAGCCCGGCTGCGCGGAAAAGGGGAAACCTTCGAAGTCGAGCGTTAGCCCCCGGTAGCGGTCGCTGGCCAGAAGGGCTGCCAGTTCTTTGCGAAATACGGCACGCGCCGCAGGATTGTTCAACATGCCGGCGACCTCGGGCATCCAAACGTCATGACTACGAGTGGGGTCGAAGTTGTTCACCAGGGGAAAGACTTCCAGCTCCGCGTTCTCCGCCTTGAGGAAGGGCATGACTTTGTCGTCCACCGGGCGCACGGATCCCCCGGAAAGGACGGGGAAGAGCTTGTTCTTGGCGTCCACCGCCTGGAGGTGTCCATCGGCGGAGAGCACGTGCAGCCACTCCGGAAACAGCAGATCGATCTGCAGGAAGTACGCGCGCAAGGAGGAGAAGCTTCCTGCGTCCCATTGGACGTAGAAGGCGGCGCGGATCCCTTCCCCGGAGTTCAGCGCCACCTGCGAGGGAGCGGCCTGGGTCTTGCGATGCGCCACCCGCCGGGCCGGCCGGCGGCGATCCTTTTCCTTCAGGGCGTGGTAGCCCCGCCTCTGTCCCTGCTGCAGCAGGGCGGGCAGGCTCACCCCCCGGAACAGGCTGTAAAAGAAGAAGCCGACCAGCAAAGTCAGGCTGAAGCCCGCGACGTCGAAGATGGTGCGCAAATGCTTCCAGCGTCTGCGTCGCGGGTCGTAGAAGACTGCTGTGGCCATTAGGGGAACAACAAACATTCATCGTAAGGCGCTGCGGCAGAGGCGTCAAACGCGCGCCGCATCCGGGGTATAGTCTTCCGGTGCGCGAGTTCCTGCGCCAAAACCGTCGGTTTGTTTCCGCCGCCACGCTGGCGGCCTTCGCCCTACGTTTGTTCCTCCTCTTCCAGTTCCCCTACATCGCCGGAGACTCGTTCACCTACGGCGATCTGGCCAAGAACTGGATTCAGCACGGCATCTTCGGCTTCGGCGGCCCCACGGGTCCCGTGCCCACCTTGATCCGCCTGCCGGGTTATCCCGCATTCCTGGCGCTGGTGTGGTCGGTGTTCGGCATCGAGCACTACACCGCCGTGATGGTGGTACAGATCTTCCTGGACGTGGGCACGTGCTTCCTGGTGGCGGCCCTCGCGCGCGAGTTGGTTTCCGTGCGCGCCGCGCGCCTGGCCTTCTTGATCGCGGCTCTGTGCCCCTTCACGGCCAACTTTGCCGCCACGCCGCTGGCCGAGACACCGGAAATCTTCTTCTCCGCCCTGGCCCTGCTCTGCGCCGCCAAAGGACTGCGATCCGATGCGCCGCATCCGCTGCGCTGGTGGGCGGGCTGCGGCGCCGCTCTG
It encodes:
- a CDS encoding glycosyl hydrolase family 18 protein, whose translation is MATAVFYDPRRRRWKHLRTIFDVAGFSLTLLVGFFFYSLFRGVSLPALLQQGQRRGYHALKEKDRRRPARRVAHRKTQAAPSQVALNSGEGIRAAFYVQWDAGSFSSLRAYFLQIDLLFPEWLHVLSADGHLQAVDAKNKLFPVLSGGSVRPVDDKVMPFLKAENAELEVFPLVNNFDPTRSHDVWMPEVAGMLNNPAARAVFRKELAALLASDRYRGLTLDFEGFPFSAQPGYRALVAELSSDLHARGMKLYVALPAHNEDYDYAYVTARADGIILMDYDQHYPGGPAGPVAAQSWFTDNLNSALEVMPREKIIVAVGNYGYEWTSDPKHPERVKNAQTVPVQQAWLMARESEASPELDADSLNPHYAYVDESSARHDVWFLDAVTALNQMRAAQALGINTFALWRLGSEDRSLWAVWDVPGEPEAPAKLRSVPPGQDVDMEGQGEILR